In one window of Pseudobdellovibrionaceae bacterium DNA:
- a CDS encoding mechanosensitive ion channel family protein: MKIFLNTVFFLVLALACLADSPLAPLKLDHPRDTVHSFIQAMNDYKHGLDTGDKALQSRIDDAARTLDLTDVPFIVRKEKGHEAAKLLKEVIDRVIVINYDLIPDNPNRDTPWRLKDTEIKVFRVDSGEHKGEFLFSKETVERAKEFYEKVKDLPYLANSGQGAGYKAPWTERMVPHWARGKFLGLEKWQWLGLFLAILVGLISKFLASKVVKVLKKFAPQRADSQRQVLLDAIEKPSGLFLASLFWLLSLQLLQLEGLTLKLLTFVVQVILSVSIIWAAYRLCDVVTAYLLGLAQKTESDLDDHLVPLVSRSLRIFVVVMGTLLAIDNLGFDVMSLIAGLGLGGLAFALAAKDTAANLFGSVMIILDRPFRIGDWIKVGDMEGTVVNIGFRSTRLRTFYDSLVSVPNSALANMNIDNMGLRQYRRVRATLGLTYNTPPDKIETFTAGIRELLIKHPAVRKDNFHVVFQGYNDSSLDIMLYYFLDVPDWASELKYRQELYLEILKLAQNIGVSFAFPSRSIYMESGNIDLAAKTPTI; the protein is encoded by the coding sequence ATGAAAATTTTTTTGAACACCGTCTTTTTTTTAGTATTGGCACTAGCTTGTTTGGCTGATTCGCCATTGGCGCCTCTGAAGCTCGATCATCCGCGAGATACGGTTCATTCTTTCATACAAGCGATGAATGACTACAAACATGGCCTCGATACTGGTGACAAGGCTCTCCAATCAAGAATTGATGATGCTGCTCGCACACTCGATCTCACGGATGTCCCCTTTATCGTCAGAAAAGAAAAAGGTCATGAAGCTGCAAAATTACTAAAAGAAGTCATCGATAGAGTGATTGTTATTAACTATGATTTGATACCAGACAATCCCAACAGGGACACGCCCTGGCGCCTTAAGGATACAGAAATCAAAGTCTTTAGAGTCGACAGCGGCGAACACAAGGGTGAGTTTTTGTTCTCCAAAGAAACGGTGGAACGGGCCAAAGAGTTTTATGAAAAAGTAAAAGACCTTCCCTACCTGGCCAACAGCGGACAAGGGGCCGGATACAAAGCGCCGTGGACAGAGCGCATGGTCCCTCACTGGGCGAGGGGAAAATTCTTGGGCTTAGAAAAGTGGCAGTGGCTGGGTTTATTTCTTGCTATTTTAGTTGGCCTTATTTCAAAATTCTTAGCCTCAAAGGTCGTCAAGGTACTCAAAAAGTTCGCGCCCCAACGAGCCGACTCACAACGGCAAGTGCTTCTGGATGCTATCGAAAAGCCTTCTGGGCTTTTTTTGGCATCCTTATTTTGGCTTTTGTCTCTACAGCTTCTGCAACTCGAAGGATTGACTTTGAAACTTTTGACCTTTGTTGTGCAGGTCATATTGAGTGTCAGTATTATTTGGGCGGCCTACCGTTTGTGTGATGTGGTTACTGCCTACCTTTTGGGCTTGGCACAGAAAACGGAGTCCGATTTGGACGACCATTTGGTGCCACTGGTCTCAAGGAGCCTTCGAATTTTCGTTGTGGTCATGGGAACTTTATTAGCCATTGATAATCTGGGCTTTGATGTCATGTCGTTGATAGCTGGTCTTGGTCTGGGAGGCTTGGCCTTTGCTCTTGCCGCCAAAGACACAGCGGCGAATCTCTTTGGATCCGTAATGATTATACTGGATCGCCCGTTTCGCATAGGCGATTGGATCAAAGTGGGAGACATGGAGGGGACCGTTGTAAATATTGGCTTTCGATCCACCAGATTGCGCACATTTTATGATTCCCTTGTCTCCGTTCCCAATAGCGCATTGGCTAATATGAATATCGACAATATGGGATTAAGGCAGTACCGAAGGGTGCGCGCGACCCTGGGTTTAACCTACAACACTCCACCAGATAAAATAGAGACGTTCACGGCAGGCATTCGAGAGCTGTTGATAAAACATCCAGCTGTGCGAAAAGATAATTTTCATGTAGTATTTCAGGGATACAATGACTCAAGTCTCGATATTATGCTTTATTACTTTTTAGACGTACCTGACTGGGCTTCAGAGCTTAAGTACCGACAAGAATTGTATTTAGAAATCTTAAAACTAGCCCAAAACATCGGCGTGAGCTTTGCGTTTCCATCGCGCAGTATTTATATGGAAAGTGGAAATATAGATTTGGCGGCTAAAACTCCGACAATTTAA
- a CDS encoding TPM domain-containing protein, with protein sequence MLVRIFLSALLTWASMAWGAEFSVPPLRGAVNDYAAIISPSDEQQLEQLLRAVHSKAHIQMAILTVTSLQGYAIEQASIAITDQWKLGDKDRDDGLLLLVAPNERRVRIEVGQGLEGQIPDAIANRIIQNVILPEFKSGQFSQGVLLGTTALVNAADPSLDLSNIVSSSTLKKVRSKEASPFKKLIFNFIVFIFFILFVLGGHRRGGLAGFLLGSALGHGMGRGRHGGFGGGGGFGGGGGGFSGGGASGGW encoded by the coding sequence GTGCTAGTGAGAATTTTTCTCAGCGCCCTACTCACCTGGGCCTCTATGGCCTGGGGTGCCGAGTTTTCGGTGCCTCCACTTAGGGGCGCCGTAAATGATTATGCAGCTATCATTAGCCCCAGCGACGAACAACAACTAGAACAGTTATTGCGAGCGGTTCACTCAAAAGCTCATATCCAAATGGCCATCCTCACCGTGACTAGCCTGCAGGGCTACGCCATTGAGCAAGCCTCTATTGCCATCACTGATCAGTGGAAACTGGGCGACAAAGACCGAGACGATGGACTTTTATTGCTCGTAGCTCCAAATGAACGACGGGTTCGAATTGAAGTGGGCCAAGGATTAGAAGGGCAGATACCTGATGCCATCGCAAACAGGATCATTCAAAACGTGATCTTGCCTGAATTCAAATCGGGACAATTTTCACAAGGCGTACTGCTGGGGACAACCGCTCTGGTCAATGCCGCTGACCCTAGTCTTGATTTGTCGAACATTGTCAGTTCTTCTACGCTAAAGAAAGTACGATCCAAGGAAGCTTCGCCATTTAAAAAACTCATTTTCAATTTTATTGTTTTTATCTTTTTTATTTTGTTTGTTCTCGGAGGGCATCGCCGAGGCGGACTTGCGGGATTTTTACTTGGGTCCGCCCTTGGACATGGCATGGGACGCGGTCGACACGGCGGGTTTGGCGGCGGCGGTGGCTTTGGTGGCGGTGGCGGCGGATTCAGTGGCGGCGGCGCTTCGGGAGGCTGGTAG
- a CDS encoding STAS domain-containing protein has product MTTNAGISNNLNMVVEYSDLDFGVLVNVKERVDAFNFDEAKARFTQAYELGRKFMAIDLTQAPFLSLQSIKFIHSLAVELEGRGGRLALIGPGQKIKRQIDIFASLDPIDIWPDQSQWQQHLPLNS; this is encoded by the coding sequence TTGACAACAAATGCAGGCATTTCAAATAATTTGAATATGGTGGTGGAATACTCAGATTTAGATTTTGGAGTGCTCGTGAATGTCAAAGAGCGAGTGGATGCCTTTAACTTTGACGAAGCGAAAGCTCGATTCACACAAGCTTACGAATTGGGCAGAAAATTTATGGCCATCGATTTAACGCAAGCGCCTTTTCTAAGTCTACAGAGCATCAAATTTATTCACTCGCTGGCGGTTGAGCTCGAGGGACGTGGCGGTCGTTTGGCCTTGATCGGCCCCGGGCAAAAAATAAAACGACAAATTGATATTTTTGCTTCACTCGATCCTATTGATATTTGGCCGGATCAATCGCAATGGCAACAGCATTTGCCTTTAAATTCTTAG
- a CDS encoding ribose-phosphate pyrophosphokinase gives MPEMKIFSGNTNPEFAQRVAEHAGVELGRCQFGRFADGEVQVEIHESVRGTHAFVIQSTSPPVNESYMELFMILDALRRASTHEISAVLPYYGYARQDRKVAPRAPISAKCVANLLRTAGAERLITLDLHSSQIQGFFDGPVDHLFGIPTLARAWRERHGTGDDFVCVSPDAGGVERVRAFAKRIKCSLAIIDKRRSGPNEAKAVNLVGDVKGKTAIILDDMIDTAGTLTQAVDSLLNNGAKRVFALATHPVLSGPAISRLKESGVEKVWVTDTIPLRAEARECPKFEVISVAPVVAEAIKRITNYDSVSALFD, from the coding sequence ATGCCTGAAATGAAGATATTCTCCGGAAACACCAACCCAGAATTTGCGCAGCGAGTGGCTGAGCACGCAGGTGTGGAGCTCGGAAGGTGCCAATTCGGCCGGTTTGCCGATGGAGAAGTACAGGTGGAGATCCATGAAAGCGTGCGCGGGACCCATGCCTTTGTAATTCAAAGCACAAGCCCGCCTGTGAACGAGAGCTACATGGAGCTTTTCATGATTCTCGATGCGCTGCGGAGAGCGTCCACCCACGAGATCTCAGCCGTTCTGCCCTACTATGGATATGCCCGGCAAGATCGGAAAGTGGCTCCAAGAGCTCCCATTTCAGCAAAATGCGTGGCCAATCTACTCCGCACGGCGGGTGCAGAGCGTCTGATTACCTTAGATTTACACTCATCTCAAATTCAGGGCTTTTTTGATGGCCCTGTGGACCACTTATTTGGAATTCCCACTCTGGCCAGGGCTTGGCGGGAACGCCACGGCACCGGCGACGATTTTGTCTGCGTTAGCCCCGATGCGGGTGGCGTGGAGCGTGTAAGGGCCTTTGCAAAACGCATTAAGTGCTCTCTGGCCATTATCGATAAGCGTCGTTCTGGCCCCAATGAGGCCAAGGCCGTGAATTTAGTGGGTGATGTCAAAGGGAAAACGGCCATTATTTTAGATGACATGATCGATACCGCAGGAACTTTGACTCAGGCTGTTGACAGTTTGCTGAACAATGGGGCAAAAAGGGTCTTCGCTTTGGCCACCCACCCGGTGTTGTCAGGCCCGGCCATCAGTCGCCTCAAAGAAAGTGGCGTGGAGAAGGTGTGGGTCACTGATACCATTCCGTTGCGTGCCGAGGCTCGGGAGTGCCCTAAGTTTGAAGTCATTTCCGTAGCCCCAGTGGTTGCTGAAGCCATTAAGAGAATTACTAATTATGATTCGGTGTCTGCTCTTTTTGATTGA
- the rdgB gene encoding RdgB/HAM1 family non-canonical purine NTP pyrophosphatase has product MDIWVATSNTGKLKEFNSLLGPLGYTVHGQKELSYFSSPEESGETFIANARIKANALKKVKPGTWVIADDSGLEVEGLNNLPGVHSARYAGPHARDAENTAKLLKMVGLRTANNRSAQFRCALVAYSPEGHEIVCEGLLKGEIARGMKGSDGFGYDNVFIPEGESKTLAELGLLFKNKHSHRAVALKQLILHLSELRI; this is encoded by the coding sequence ATGGACATTTGGGTCGCCACCTCTAACACGGGAAAGTTGAAAGAGTTCAATTCACTGCTTGGTCCGTTGGGCTACACTGTGCATGGTCAAAAAGAACTCTCCTACTTTTCTTCTCCTGAAGAATCCGGAGAGACCTTCATTGCCAATGCTCGCATCAAGGCCAATGCTCTTAAAAAAGTGAAGCCTGGAACTTGGGTTATTGCAGATGATTCCGGCCTTGAAGTGGAGGGCCTGAATAATCTTCCGGGGGTACACTCGGCAAGGTATGCAGGTCCACACGCGCGTGATGCCGAAAACACGGCCAAACTTTTGAAAATGGTGGGGCTTCGAACAGCCAACAATAGAAGTGCGCAATTTCGATGTGCGCTCGTCGCCTATTCGCCAGAGGGTCATGAAATCGTTTGCGAAGGATTGTTGAAAGGGGAAATTGCCCGTGGCATGAAGGGCTCTGATGGCTTTGGCTACGACAATGTTTTCATACCTGAAGGCGAGTCAAAAACCTTGGCTGAGCTAGGACTTCTCTTTAAAAACAAGCACTCGCACCGAGCCGTGGCGTTGAAACAACTTATTCTACACCTCTCGGAACTAAGAATTTAA
- a CDS encoding PilZ domain-containing protein, giving the protein MEEVPGLTESLSRQIDFSNQMPPRPGRVAAVPRRPQAAKPKPPIHSKEDLADLIELDRVDKVDHQPKSVVDNLPDVDEFSNEIDISHDIDKSFIPRTFKRYRKKMKIEILGRGRRFETTSVDISVGGVLVRDALPDWVAGYFKVRMSKLTGGKPVELTCYIIENQEPEQRRRLAILPLRSKTDEQRLEHWFSAA; this is encoded by the coding sequence GTGGAAGAGGTACCTGGTCTGACAGAATCTCTCAGTCGGCAGATAGATTTTTCAAATCAGATGCCGCCGCGTCCGGGGCGAGTGGCGGCTGTGCCGCGCCGGCCGCAAGCTGCAAAACCAAAACCGCCCATTCATTCAAAAGAAGACCTGGCTGACCTGATCGAGTTGGATCGGGTCGATAAAGTGGATCACCAGCCTAAGAGTGTGGTAGATAATCTTCCTGATGTGGATGAGTTTTCTAATGAGATTGATATTTCTCATGACATAGATAAGTCTTTTATACCGCGGACATTTAAGCGTTATCGAAAAAAAATGAAAATAGAAATTCTGGGTCGTGGGCGACGTTTTGAGACCACTTCAGTTGATATTTCGGTGGGTGGAGTGTTGGTGAGAGACGCTTTGCCTGATTGGGTGGCGGGATATTTTAAGGTGCGAATGAGTAAGCTCACCGGTGGTAAACCCGTTGAGCTCACTTGTTATATTATTGAAAATCAAGAGCCCGAACAGCGTCGCCGACTTGCGATTCTGCCGCTTCGAAGCAAAACCGATGAGCAACGTCTAGAGCATTGGTTTTCGGCCGCTTAA
- a CDS encoding N-acetylmuramoyl-L-alanine amidase, with product MHILLDPGHGGNDRGAVRGHLRESEITLEVAKKLERLLKQDTQFQVSLTRSEDRFVSLSERTEISDQSNADLFLSIHVNASPDVRARGAEFYFQNQLPPDEDSLFLASLEMEGHGHETGTKDKPHEENPRGVALTDLKSDVANIVRDLHRNSKIFLSSQLAENLMLNWAGTKKSRRHVIRQAPFYVVSHVNVPSALVEIGFLSHKREGQQLADSAYQDKLADSIYRGLVNFKEFVDK from the coding sequence ATGCACATTCTTCTGGATCCCGGCCACGGAGGCAATGACCGAGGCGCTGTTCGTGGCCATTTAAGGGAAAGTGAAATCACACTGGAAGTGGCCAAAAAACTGGAGCGACTGCTTAAACAAGACACGCAGTTTCAGGTGAGTCTCACTCGAAGCGAAGATCGTTTTGTGTCGCTTTCTGAACGCACAGAGATTTCCGACCAATCCAATGCGGATTTGTTTTTAAGTATTCACGTGAACGCATCACCGGACGTGAGAGCGCGTGGCGCCGAATTTTATTTTCAAAACCAGCTGCCTCCGGATGAAGACTCCCTCTTCCTGGCCAGCCTTGAAATGGAAGGTCATGGCCACGAAACGGGGACCAAAGACAAACCCCACGAAGAAAATCCACGAGGCGTCGCCCTAACAGATCTAAAAAGTGATGTGGCCAACATTGTGCGCGACCTACATAGAAATAGTAAAATTTTTCTGAGCAGCCAATTGGCAGAAAATCTAATGCTCAATTGGGCCGGCACCAAAAAGTCGCGGCGGCACGTCATTCGGCAAGCTCCCTTTTATGTGGTCAGCCACGTTAACGTTCCTTCAGCCCTTGTAGAAATTGGCTTTCTCTCTCATAAGCGCGAAGGGCAGCAGCTGGCCGACTCGGCCTACCAAGATAAATTGGCCGATAGCATTTATCGAGGCCTGGTAAATTTCAAAGAATTCGTAGACAAATAA
- a CDS encoding 50S ribosomal protein L25 gives MAQVQIEIHTQPRKTGKHFSRAYRRDRQVPAVVYGPKINNMIFNISELDATRYSSHEFENTIFVLKSDDGNLNNLKVLKKSTEVNPLSQRPVHIDFFAVDMDQTVRVPVEVIFEGKPEGLRDGGVLNISRRDVEVECLPSNIPHNLTIDVSGLKLNENIHVSDLIIPEGVKLITSGTETLAVCAQPKEEAAAEETVATEGAEGAAATPENK, from the coding sequence ATGGCACAAGTACAAATTGAAATTCACACTCAACCACGCAAAACGGGAAAACATTTCTCCAGAGCTTATCGACGTGACCGCCAGGTTCCAGCCGTTGTTTACGGCCCCAAAATCAACAATATGATTTTCAACATCAGTGAATTGGATGCCACCCGCTATTCAAGCCACGAATTTGAAAACACAATTTTCGTATTAAAATCAGATGATGGAAATTTGAATAATCTTAAAGTCCTTAAGAAAAGCACTGAGGTCAACCCTCTAAGCCAGCGCCCCGTTCATATTGACTTTTTTGCCGTTGATATGGATCAAACGGTGCGAGTTCCCGTGGAAGTGATTTTTGAAGGAAAGCCCGAAGGCCTGCGCGATGGTGGCGTTCTAAACATTTCTCGTCGTGACGTGGAAGTAGAGTGCTTGCCGTCAAACATTCCTCATAACCTCACCATTGATGTTTCTGGATTGAAGCTCAACGAAAACATCCACGTTTCAGATTTAATAATTCCTGAAGGCGTAAAGCTTATCACGAGCGGTACAGAAACCTTGGCCGTTTGCGCTCAACCTAAAGAAGAAGCTGCGGCAGAAGAAACCGTGGCAACTGAAGGTGCTGAAGGCGCTGCTGCTACTCCAGAAAACAAATAA
- a CDS encoding LemA family protein, which translates to MRIFKAIALTIIALNLTACGVRSIPKAKLNVEEKAAEITNQYKRRSDLVPALVKVVKGYATHEKEVLTRVTEARAKVSQMNLDVSQLDPQKLKEFQAAQGQLSQALGRLLVSVERYPDLKANQNFRDLQAQLEGTENRIAIARQRYIESIKLFNEQILVFPTNLTNKVFFHYEKMPQWEVDAAEQVEKMPEVDL; encoded by the coding sequence ATGAGAATATTTAAAGCTATAGCCTTAACGATCATCGCCCTAAACCTCACCGCCTGTGGCGTTCGCTCCATTCCGAAAGCCAAACTCAATGTGGAAGAAAAAGCTGCCGAGATCACCAATCAATACAAGCGCCGCAGTGACTTGGTTCCTGCTCTTGTCAAAGTTGTCAAAGGTTATGCCACCCACGAAAAAGAAGTCCTCACTCGGGTGACAGAAGCTCGGGCAAAAGTTTCACAAATGAACCTGGATGTGAGCCAACTTGATCCGCAAAAACTAAAAGAGTTCCAAGCGGCCCAGGGTCAGCTGTCGCAAGCCTTAGGGCGTCTACTTGTGAGCGTGGAAAGATATCCTGATCTCAAGGCTAATCAAAATTTCCGCGACCTGCAAGCCCAACTGGAAGGCACTGAAAATCGAATTGCGATCGCTCGCCAGAGATACATTGAATCTATTAAGCTATTTAATGAGCAGATCTTAGTATTCCCGACGAATTTGACCAATAAAGTATTTTTTCATTATGAGAAAATGCCACAGTGGGAAGTTGATGCTGCTGAACAGGTAGAGAAAATGCCTGAGGTTGACCTCTAG
- the rph gene encoding ribonuclease PH produces MRTDGRSPQEIRSLTITPEVIRNAEGSVQIDLGHTRLICTASVEANVPKWLSGSGQGWITAEYGMLPRSTHTRLQREKALTGGRTQEISRLIGRSLRAAVELAALGEKQIYVDCDVIQADGGTRTAAITGGFVALALALKFMHDQGQIKSIPLKSYVSAISVGLKGSDLLLDLNYDEDSSIDTDMNFVMTDSFHFIEIQGTAEGQPFDKDQLDAMADLARAGCQTLFAAQRELLGQFLLLGAQNS; encoded by the coding sequence ATGCGTACAGACGGAAGAAGCCCCCAAGAAATTAGAAGTTTAACAATAACCCCTGAAGTCATTCGAAACGCCGAAGGCAGTGTTCAGATTGATCTTGGCCACACCCGCTTGATCTGCACGGCCAGTGTCGAAGCCAATGTCCCCAAATGGCTGTCGGGCTCAGGGCAAGGTTGGATCACCGCTGAATACGGTATGTTACCTCGCTCTACCCATACCCGGTTGCAGCGCGAAAAAGCCCTGACCGGCGGACGAACCCAAGAAATTTCACGCTTAATTGGGCGCAGTTTACGTGCGGCCGTGGAATTAGCAGCACTAGGTGAAAAACAAATTTATGTGGATTGTGATGTTATTCAAGCAGACGGCGGCACGCGTACGGCAGCCATTACAGGTGGCTTTGTCGCCTTGGCTTTGGCGTTAAAGTTCATGCATGATCAAGGTCAGATCAAAAGTATTCCCCTAAAAAGCTACGTTTCGGCAATCAGTGTGGGTCTTAAGGGTTCAGATTTACTGCTAGACCTCAATTATGACGAAGACTCTTCTATCGATACAGACATGAACTTTGTGATGACAGACTCTTTTCATTTTATCGAAATCCAGGGCACGGCCGAAGGGCAACCTTTTGATAAAGATCAACTAGATGCTATGGCTGATCTCGCAAGAGCCGGCTGTCAAACGCTGTTTGCGGCACAAAGAGAACTTTTGGGCCAGTTTTTATTACTGGGAGCACAAAATAGTTAA
- a CDS encoding undecaprenyl/decaprenyl-phosphate alpha-N-acetylglucosaminyl 1-phosphate transferase → MGFTEELPFLAAPMALAIASLFVPIIIRLAHRYGWLSAQDFRRKENTRVPLLGGLAVYLSFAISSWVFQIESSYALIAAGLPLVLVGISDDIFELGPKFRFLTQAVSVAIWLALTPSSQLLLSQMGAHEWVSLGITAFWIIGIINALNMIDGVDALAGGFSTIACLFLGAMGGQLVSSPINLAAGILGFLLFNRPPAKIYLGESGSTFLGLSLATMGATLSPEAVGPPSVLIPLFLLAFPEVDAIASIIRRKRAKSSALKADHDHIHHKLKKVGFDTRHVLAVVYGATVYSGLTAFTIFFLGNHWATWAIGILATAGLSTLLWAILYLEHRQAHQVYRFSRTLLERHLPMDRPFLFDPENFHATIYDLLPYYKELQYRGVAEVNNFIQDFSAYVLENHPHASLKAVGSYSVMVVEPLRDDHKSLIPALPEKYFDLLVRHKVKKNDDVVPWGMSFYSSQFQTAAFFKKFDIPTEKPLRQAA, encoded by the coding sequence ATGGGTTTTACGGAAGAACTCCCCTTTTTAGCCGCTCCAATGGCTTTGGCCATTGCCAGCCTTTTTGTGCCAATTATTATTAGGTTAGCCCATCGCTATGGCTGGTTATCGGCTCAAGATTTTAGACGAAAAGAAAACACCCGAGTTCCACTACTCGGAGGATTGGCCGTGTATTTGAGTTTTGCCATCTCAAGCTGGGTGTTTCAGATTGAATCTTCTTATGCCTTGATTGCCGCGGGCTTACCCCTTGTCCTTGTTGGAATTAGCGACGACATTTTTGAGTTGGGACCTAAGTTTCGATTTCTCACGCAGGCCGTTTCTGTGGCCATTTGGTTGGCACTGACCCCATCTTCTCAATTGTTACTTTCTCAAATGGGCGCCCATGAATGGGTCAGTCTGGGGATCACGGCTTTTTGGATCATTGGTATTATCAATGCCCTTAACATGATTGATGGGGTGGATGCCCTAGCCGGCGGCTTTTCCACCATTGCCTGTTTGTTTTTAGGAGCCATGGGCGGACAACTCGTATCAAGCCCCATAAATCTCGCAGCAGGTATTTTAGGGTTTTTATTATTCAATCGTCCCCCTGCTAAAATTTACCTCGGTGAAAGTGGCAGCACATTTTTGGGTCTCTCTTTAGCAACGATGGGCGCCACGCTATCGCCAGAAGCTGTAGGCCCGCCATCGGTACTCATTCCCCTTTTTCTTTTAGCGTTTCCTGAAGTCGATGCGATAGCTTCAATCATTCGACGAAAGAGGGCCAAATCTTCGGCCCTTAAAGCCGATCACGATCATATCCATCACAAATTAAAAAAGGTGGGCTTTGACACTAGACACGTACTTGCTGTAGTTTACGGCGCCACCGTCTACAGTGGGTTAACCGCATTCACTATCTTTTTTCTTGGCAATCATTGGGCCACTTGGGCCATTGGGATACTTGCAACGGCGGGGCTATCCACACTGCTATGGGCCATACTCTACCTTGAACATCGACAAGCCCATCAGGTTTATCGATTTAGTCGTACGCTCCTTGAAAGACATCTCCCCATGGATCGCCCCTTCTTATTTGATCCTGAAAACTTTCACGCCACCATTTACGACTTGCTCCCCTACTATAAAGAACTTCAGTATCGCGGGGTCGCTGAAGTAAATAACTTCATTCAAGATTTTTCAGCGTATGTTTTAGAAAATCACCCCCATGCCTCACTCAAAGCCGTGGGATCTTATTCTGTAATGGTGGTAGAACCGTTGCGAGACGACCATAAGAGTCTAATCCCCGCACTGCCTGAAAAATATTTCGATCTACTGGTCCGGCACAAGGTCAAGAAGAACGACGATGTGGTGCCCTGGGGAATGTCTTTTTATTCCTCACAGTTTCAAACGGCCGCCTTTTTTAAGAAATTTGACATTCCGACGGAAAAGCCCCTTCGCCAAGCGGCCTAG